One window of the Candidatus Nanopelagicales bacterium genome contains the following:
- a CDS encoding HPP family protein: MDESPGWYLLVASAASIAVVGVLALATHQPFVFPSLGPTAYIVFATPLALAACPRSVLGGHLVGVLAGVVGLLAFGLWGVAPDLEDVTWARVGAVTVALALTLSVMTWLGVAHAPAGATTLIVALGLLDTVGDLVVMMAAVLVLVVVAAVINRVFGTATPWWGAPPGGVGKVS, from the coding sequence ATGGACGAGTCCCCCGGCTGGTACCTGCTGGTCGCCTCCGCCGCGAGCATCGCGGTCGTCGGCGTGCTCGCGCTGGCCACCCACCAGCCGTTCGTGTTCCCCAGCCTCGGGCCCACGGCCTACATCGTGTTCGCCACGCCCCTGGCGCTCGCGGCCTGCCCGCGCTCCGTGCTCGGTGGTCATCTTGTGGGCGTGCTCGCCGGGGTGGTCGGGCTGCTGGCGTTCGGGCTGTGGGGTGTCGCGCCCGACCTGGAGGACGTGACCTGGGCCCGCGTCGGTGCCGTGACCGTGGCGCTCGCGCTCACGCTGTCCGTGATGACGTGGCTGGGAGTGGCGCACGCCCCGGCCGGGGCGACGACGCTCATCGTCGCCCTCGGACTGCTCGACACGGTGGGGGACCTGGTCGTGATGATGGCGGCCGTCCTCGTTCTCGTCGTCGTGGCTGCCGTCATCAACCGGGTCTTCGGTACGGCGACGCCGTGGTGGGGAGCTCCCCCGGGTGGGGTCGGCAAGGTCTCCTAG
- a CDS encoding DUF222 domain-containing protein, whose amino-acid sequence MAEGWFDLSADGGWPWEGLAPGPQLAAVLAEVDGSSLPGQARVSLLRACEALAGWVAVRSAHALVDVADAVQAAAGDRGAATSSSSWVGEEVGAALRLAPRTAVGRVAAAWDLVRRWPVLGEQVAAGSLTWGQARVVAEGVAVLAGRLDAQGRDLAEVAVERLLWTAHRYPPARLRERVTACVLALDPAAAARRRRRAVREESGVSWWAEPDAMGCLAVRGAAPDLLRLRDAIHAHAHHAQTAAQARGSQTAASAAGDAGDAEGAGFTVGQWRVAAVLDAFALPSATYPTSGPTPGAASAAGPAPSGPGCGPVVGVVVDLATLLDLADAPGLLPGYGPIDPDLARALAGDADWVRWVTDPVTGHLLDDGTRRFPGTRLARFIKARDARCTHPGCGRRATGCDVDHVPAYRDSPSTRADRLAATCPKHNRGRDAAGWTARPDPIRDPYAGPEPVWTSPLARTYRATTTEVLPHPSGPSRPPPDEPPF is encoded by the coding sequence GTGGCGGAGGGCTGGTTCGACCTGAGTGCCGACGGCGGGTGGCCGTGGGAGGGCCTGGCGCCGGGTCCGCAGCTGGCGGCGGTGCTGGCCGAGGTCGACGGGTCGTCGTTGCCGGGGCAGGCGCGGGTGTCGCTGCTGCGGGCGTGCGAGGCGTTGGCGGGCTGGGTGGCGGTGCGCTCCGCGCACGCCCTGGTCGATGTCGCCGACGCGGTGCAGGCCGCCGCCGGTGACCGGGGCGCCGCGACGTCGTCGTCGTCGTGGGTGGGGGAGGAGGTCGGCGCGGCGTTGCGGCTGGCGCCGCGCACCGCGGTGGGCCGGGTCGCCGCGGCGTGGGACCTGGTGCGCCGCTGGCCGGTGCTGGGCGAGCAGGTTGCGGCCGGGTCGTTGACGTGGGGCCAGGCGAGGGTGGTCGCGGAGGGCGTGGCGGTGCTGGCCGGCCGCCTCGACGCGCAGGGCCGGGACCTGGCCGAGGTGGCCGTGGAGCGGCTGCTGTGGACCGCGCACCGCTACCCCCCGGCCCGGCTGCGGGAGCGGGTCACCGCGTGTGTGCTGGCGCTGGACCCGGCCGCGGCGGCGCGGCGGCGCCGCCGGGCGGTGCGGGAGGAGTCCGGGGTGTCGTGGTGGGCCGAGCCGGACGCGATGGGCTGCCTGGCGGTGCGCGGCGCGGCCCCGGACCTGCTGCGGCTGCGCGACGCGATCCACGCCCACGCCCACCACGCCCAGACAGCCGCCCAGGCCCGCGGCTCCCAGACAGCCGCGTCGGCTGCCGGTGACGCCGGTGACGCCGAGGGCGCGGGGTTCACGGTGGGGCAGTGGCGGGTGGCCGCGGTGCTGGACGCCTTCGCCCTCCCCAGCGCGACCTACCCCACCAGCGGACCCACTCCGGGCGCGGCGTCGGCCGCAGGCCCGGCGCCGTCGGGGCCGGGGTGCGGGCCGGTGGTGGGGGTGGTGGTCGACCTGGCCACCCTGCTGGACCTGGCCGATGCGCCGGGGCTGCTGCCCGGGTACGGCCCGATCGACCCCGACCTGGCCCGCGCGCTGGCCGGCGACGCCGACTGGGTGCGCTGGGTCACCGACCCGGTCACCGGGCACCTGCTCGACGACGGCACCCGCCGCTTCCCCGGCACCCGGCTGGCCCGGTTCATCAAGGCCCGCGACGCCCGCTGCACCCACCCCGGCTGCGGGCGGCGGGCGACCGGCTGCGACGTCGACCACGTCCCCGCGTACCGCGACAGCCCGAGCACCCGCGCGGACCGGCTGGCCGCGACCTGCCCGAAGCACAACCGCGGCCGCGACGCCGCCGGCTGGACCGCCCGCCCCGACCCGATCCGAGACCCCTACGCCGGACCCGAACCGGTGTGGACCTCACCCCTGGCACGCACCTACCGCGCCACCACCACCGAGGTCCTGCCCCACCCCTCCGGCCCGTCCCGACCCCCACCCGACGAGCCCCCGTTCTGA
- a CDS encoding FAD-dependent oxidoreductase: protein MGDELASTARVVIVGGGIVGCSVAYHLARRGCTDVVLLERAELTSGTTWHAAGLVGQLRATQNLTRLAQYTSDLFASLESETGQATGFRQTGSLSIATHSERFEELKRQASMARLFGLTVELLDTPEIAARVPMARVDDVVGGVYLPGDGVTSPVDTTRALARGARAAGVVIREHAPVTRILVEDGRVAGVECTIDGEPYRIACEVVVNAAGMWSRQLGEDAGVTVPLYAAEHYYVVSDPIEGIPADMPVLRDQDGYAYFKPEGGKLLVGWFEPVAKPWPAADARGRGRIPDDFTFGSLPPDFTHLEPMMEAAMHRVPALAQAGIQLFFNGPESFTPDDRYLLGESAEVKGLFLACGFNSIGIQSSGGAGKVVADWIVDGHPPMDVWDVDVRRMMPFQRTSAYLRDRTVETLGLLYAMHWPYRQPETARGVRRSVLHDRLESRGACFGVVAGWERPNWYAPTGVTPRYEYSYGRQNWLPHSGEEHRAVREAVGLFDQSSFGKFLVQGADAERVLNRVCANDVAVPVGRIVYTQWLNERGTIEADVTVTREADDRFLVVTAAATQVRDLAWLVDHVPPGARCVVTDITSGLAVLSVMGPRSRDLIAELVDVDLDNERFPFGTSREVGLGYARVRASRITYVGELGWELYVPTEFAAGVFDTVEAAGAAWGLRLCGYHALDSLRMEKGYRSWGHDISTDETPIEAGLGFAVAWDKPGGFLGREALLPMRESGPPHRMLQFRLPDDGPLIYHNEPIWSGGSIVGRITSGAYGHTVGAPLGLGYVSTQHGALDGPSLEDRAYEVEVACERIPATASLRPLYDPRGLRVRS, encoded by the coding sequence ATGGGAGACGAACTGGCCAGCACGGCGCGGGTCGTCATCGTCGGCGGTGGCATCGTCGGTTGCAGCGTTGCCTACCACTTGGCGCGACGCGGCTGCACGGACGTCGTCCTGCTCGAGCGTGCTGAGCTGACCAGCGGTACCACCTGGCATGCTGCCGGCCTCGTCGGCCAGCTGCGAGCCACGCAGAACCTCACCCGGCTGGCCCAGTACACCAGCGATCTGTTCGCGTCCCTGGAGTCCGAGACCGGACAGGCCACCGGGTTCCGCCAGACGGGCTCGTTGAGCATCGCCACCCACTCGGAGCGCTTCGAGGAGCTGAAGCGGCAGGCCTCGATGGCCCGCCTGTTCGGACTGACGGTGGAGCTGCTGGACACGCCGGAGATCGCCGCCAGGGTGCCGATGGCCCGGGTGGATGACGTCGTCGGGGGTGTCTACCTGCCCGGTGACGGAGTCACCAGTCCGGTCGACACCACGCGAGCACTCGCCCGCGGCGCGCGCGCAGCCGGAGTCGTCATCCGCGAGCACGCCCCCGTGACCCGCATCCTCGTCGAGGACGGCCGGGTCGCCGGGGTGGAGTGCACCATCGACGGCGAGCCGTATCGGATCGCGTGCGAGGTGGTGGTCAACGCCGCCGGGATGTGGAGCCGTCAGCTCGGCGAGGACGCCGGGGTCACCGTGCCGCTGTATGCGGCCGAGCACTACTACGTCGTCAGCGACCCGATCGAGGGCATCCCTGCCGACATGCCCGTGCTGCGCGATCAGGACGGCTACGCGTACTTCAAGCCGGAGGGCGGGAAGCTGCTGGTCGGGTGGTTCGAGCCGGTGGCGAAGCCGTGGCCGGCCGCTGACGCCCGCGGGCGAGGTCGGATCCCCGACGACTTCACGTTCGGCTCCCTGCCTCCTGACTTCACGCATCTGGAGCCGATGATGGAGGCCGCGATGCACCGGGTTCCCGCCCTGGCCCAGGCCGGCATCCAGCTGTTCTTCAACGGCCCCGAGTCCTTCACCCCGGACGACCGGTACCTGCTGGGCGAGTCCGCCGAGGTCAAGGGCCTCTTCCTGGCCTGCGGCTTCAACTCCATCGGGATCCAGTCGTCCGGCGGGGCCGGCAAGGTCGTCGCGGACTGGATCGTCGACGGGCATCCCCCGATGGACGTGTGGGACGTCGACGTTCGCCGGATGATGCCCTTCCAGCGCACCAGCGCGTACCTGCGGGACAGGACCGTGGAGACGCTCGGGCTGCTGTACGCGATGCACTGGCCGTACCGGCAGCCGGAGACGGCGCGAGGTGTGCGGCGCAGCGTCCTGCACGACCGGCTCGAGAGCCGCGGCGCATGCTTCGGAGTCGTGGCCGGCTGGGAGCGGCCGAACTGGTACGCCCCGACCGGCGTCACGCCGCGCTACGAGTACAGCTACGGCCGGCAGAACTGGCTGCCCCACTCGGGCGAGGAGCATCGTGCGGTCCGCGAGGCGGTGGGGCTGTTCGACCAGTCGTCGTTCGGCAAGTTCCTGGTCCAGGGCGCAGACGCGGAGCGGGTGCTGAACCGGGTCTGCGCCAACGATGTCGCCGTACCGGTCGGCCGGATCGTCTACACCCAGTGGCTCAACGAGCGCGGCACCATCGAGGCGGATGTCACCGTGACCCGCGAGGCCGACGACCGCTTCCTGGTGGTCACCGCGGCGGCCACCCAGGTCCGTGACCTGGCGTGGCTCGTCGACCACGTCCCACCCGGTGCGCGCTGCGTGGTCACGGACATCACCTCAGGCCTGGCCGTCCTGAGCGTGATGGGTCCCCGGTCGCGTGACCTGATCGCCGAGCTGGTCGACGTGGACCTCGACAACGAGCGGTTCCCCTTCGGCACGTCGCGCGAGGTCGGTCTGGGGTACGCGCGTGTCCGGGCCAGCCGCATCACCTACGTGGGTGAGCTGGGCTGGGAGCTCTACGTGCCGACGGAGTTCGCCGCCGGCGTCTTCGACACGGTCGAGGCGGCCGGAGCCGCGTGGGGATTGAGGCTGTGCGGCTACCACGCGCTCGACTCGCTGCGGATGGAGAAGGGATACCGCAGCTGGGGTCACGACATCTCCACGGACGAGACACCGATCGAGGCCGGACTCGGCTTCGCGGTGGCGTGGGACAAGCCCGGCGGGTTCCTCGGCCGTGAGGCTCTGCTGCCCATGCGCGAGAGCGGACCTCCGCATCGGATGCTTCAGTTCCGGCTGCCCGACGACGGCCCCCTGATCTACCACAACGAACCGATCTGGAGCGGCGGGAGCATCGTCGGCCGGATCACCTCCGGCGCGTACGGGCACACCGTCGGAGCACCTCTCGGGCTGGGGTACGTCTCCACCCAGCATGGCGCCCTCGACGGACCGTCCCTCGAGGACCGCGCGTACGAGGTGGAGGTCGCCTGCGAGCGGATCCCGGCGACGGCCTCGCTGCGACCCCTCTACGACCCCAGAGGTCTGCGGGTGAGGTCCTAG